A window of Mycolicibacterium fluoranthenivorans contains these coding sequences:
- a CDS encoding CDP-alcohol phosphatidyltransferase family protein, which translates to MGAPEGKGHLPRAGESEATRESTRPEGSDRVLTIPNALSVLRLALVPVFLYLLLVVHANGFAVAVLMFSGFSDWADGKIARLFDNQSSRLGELLDPAVDRIYMLVTPLALAAAGVVPWWFVVTLIGRDLMLAATLPVLRRHGLTALPVTYIGKAATFALMSGFPLVLLGQFDALWSRVILAIGWAFLIWGMALYLWSAVLYLFQVVLVVRRG; encoded by the coding sequence ATGGGGGCACCGGAGGGCAAGGGGCACCTCCCGCGTGCGGGGGAGAGCGAAGCGACCCGGGAAAGCACTCGGCCTGAGGGCTCGGACCGGGTGCTGACCATCCCGAACGCCCTGAGCGTGCTGCGGTTGGCTCTCGTGCCGGTGTTCCTGTACCTGCTGTTGGTGGTGCACGCCAACGGATTCGCGGTGGCGGTCCTGATGTTCAGCGGTTTCTCCGACTGGGCCGACGGCAAGATCGCCCGCCTGTTCGACAACCAGTCGTCGCGGCTGGGGGAGTTGCTCGACCCCGCGGTGGACCGCATCTACATGCTGGTGACCCCACTGGCGTTGGCCGCTGCCGGCGTGGTGCCCTGGTGGTTCGTCGTCACGCTCATCGGCCGCGACCTGATGCTGGCCGCGACCTTGCCGGTGCTGCGCCGGCACGGTCTCACCGCCCTGCCGGTCACCTATATCGGCAAGGCGGCCACCTTCGCCCTCATGTCGGGCTTCCCGCTGGTGCTGCTCGGCCAGTTCGACGCCTTGTGGAGCCGGGTGATCCTGGCCATCGGATGGGCCTTCCTGATCTGGGGAATGGCCCTGTACCTGTGGTCGGCCGTGCTCTACCTGTTCCAGGTCGTCCTGGTGGTCCGGCGTGGCTGA
- a CDS encoding DUF881 domain-containing protein, which produces MAEASRSLGGYEPQVGLNTHEAGAPQRIPVPSLLRSLLSDHLDPGYAAAARRRAEGGTRRMSWAWQVLAGLGVATVFAVAVAQAQTAAPANRAAQQVLSGSVRAAESRTDALAAGRDALTSRVEGERRSRLAGDERGRALLADLDRDSFAAAATPVIGPGVTVVVTDPGVSRDLTDVSKQRVAGSRQVILDRDLQLVVNSLWVSGAEAIAVGGVRIGPNVTIRQAGGGILVDNQPIGSPYTVIAIGPPHAMQEAFGHSAGRQRLALLEKSYGVGVTVSTGEALTVAASSVRELRFAKQIGP; this is translated from the coding sequence GTGGCTGAGGCGTCGCGCTCACTCGGCGGGTATGAGCCGCAGGTAGGGCTCAACACCCACGAAGCGGGTGCGCCGCAACGCATCCCGGTTCCCTCGCTGCTGCGGTCGCTGCTGTCGGATCATCTCGATCCCGGCTACGCGGCGGCCGCCCGCCGGCGCGCCGAGGGCGGCACCCGCCGAATGAGCTGGGCGTGGCAGGTGCTGGCCGGTCTGGGCGTGGCAACGGTGTTCGCCGTGGCGGTGGCGCAGGCGCAGACGGCGGCCCCGGCCAATCGGGCCGCCCAGCAGGTTCTCTCCGGCAGCGTCCGGGCCGCCGAATCCCGTACCGACGCACTGGCCGCCGGCCGTGACGCGCTCACCTCGCGGGTCGAGGGTGAGCGTCGCAGCCGGCTGGCCGGCGACGAGCGTGGCCGCGCGCTGCTTGCCGACCTGGACCGGGATTCGTTCGCGGCGGCGGCCACCCCGGTCATCGGTCCGGGTGTGACGGTGGTCGTCACCGATCCGGGTGTATCCCGTGACCTCACCGATGTGTCCAAGCAGCGGGTGGCGGGCAGCCGGCAGGTCATCCTGGACCGCGATCTGCAACTGGTGGTGAATTCGTTGTGGGTCAGCGGTGCCGAAGCGATCGCGGTGGGCGGTGTGCGGATCGGGCCGAACGTCACCATTCGGCAGGCCGGCGGCGGCATCCTGGTCGACAACCAGCCCATCGGCAGCCCGTACACCGTCATCGCGATCGGCCCACCGCATGCCATGCAAGAGGCGTTCGGTCACAGCGCGGGCCGGCAGCGGCTCGCGCTGCTGGAGAAGTCCTACGGTGTCGGCGTTACGGTCAGTACCGGAGAAGCGCTCACCGTCGCAGCCAGCTCGGTCCGAGAGCTCCGCTTCGCCAAGCAGATTGGGCCCTGA
- a CDS encoding small basic family protein has product MIGIAALAVGIVLGLVFHPSVPEAIQPYLPIAVVAALDAVFGGMRAYLERIFDAKVFVVSFVFNVLVAALIVFVGDQLGVGTQLSTAIIVVLGIRIFGNAAALRRRLFGA; this is encoded by the coding sequence ATGATCGGAATCGCCGCACTCGCCGTCGGCATCGTGCTGGGCCTGGTGTTCCACCCCAGTGTTCCGGAAGCGATCCAGCCGTATCTGCCCATCGCGGTGGTGGCGGCGCTGGACGCGGTGTTCGGTGGTATGCGCGCCTATCTGGAGCGGATCTTCGACGCGAAGGTGTTCGTCGTGTCGTTCGTGTTCAACGTGTTGGTGGCCGCACTCATCGTCTTCGTCGGTGATCAACTCGGCGTCGGTACCCAGCTGTCCACCGCGATCATCGTGGTGCTCGGTATCCGCATCTTCGGCAATGCGGCCGCGCTGCGGCGCCGGCTGTTCGGGGCATGA